One part of the Mycobacterium marinum genome encodes these proteins:
- a CDS encoding SDR family NAD(P)-dependent oxidoreductase → MSDAALVAVVTGASRGAGRGVAAALAARGWRVYATSRSVVDAPPGGVAVRVDHRDDTATAALFERVQQESGRLDLLVNNAAAISDDLVDPKPFWEKPLAMADVLDVGLRSSYVASWYAAPLLVAGGRGLIAFTSSPGSVCYMHGPAYGAQKAGIDKMAADMAVDFHDTGVATVSIWMGILLTEKLRGAFGQHPDGQRALAKTAEHAETPEFTGYLIDALYRDPALGELSGQTVIGAELAERYGITDEGGRHPPSHRHMLGAPRTPSTVVVR, encoded by the coding sequence ATGAGTGACGCGGCGTTGGTTGCGGTGGTGACCGGGGCGAGCCGTGGGGCCGGGCGTGGTGTCGCGGCGGCTCTGGCCGCGCGGGGCTGGCGGGTGTATGCGACGAGCCGCAGCGTCGTCGACGCGCCGCCCGGGGGAGTCGCGGTCCGGGTCGACCATCGCGATGACACGGCCACCGCCGCGCTGTTTGAGCGGGTGCAGCAGGAATCGGGCCGCCTTGATCTGCTGGTCAACAATGCCGCGGCGATCTCCGATGACTTGGTCGACCCCAAGCCGTTCTGGGAGAAGCCGCTTGCGATGGCCGACGTACTGGATGTCGGTCTGCGGTCCTCCTATGTCGCATCCTGGTATGCCGCACCGCTTCTGGTGGCCGGCGGCCGCGGCCTGATCGCCTTCACCTCGTCACCGGGGTCGGTGTGTTACATGCACGGCCCGGCGTACGGGGCGCAGAAGGCCGGTATCGACAAGATGGCCGCCGACATGGCGGTGGACTTTCATGACACCGGCGTCGCAACGGTGTCGATCTGGATGGGCATCCTGCTGACCGAGAAGCTGCGTGGCGCATTCGGGCAACACCCAGACGGTCAGCGCGCGCTCGCCAAGACCGCTGAGCATGCCGAAACCCCGGAATTCACCGGCTATTTGATCGATGCACTGTATCGGGATCCCGCTCTGGGCGAGCTGAGCGGACAAACCGTGATCGGCGCCGAGCTTGCCGAGCGCTACGGCATCACCGACGAGGGCGGACGCCACCCTCCGTCGCACCGGCACATGTTGGGTGCACCGCGAACACCGAGCACCGTTGTGGTGCGGTAG
- a CDS encoding acyl-CoA dehydrogenase family protein, with protein MSATVHTVDPALVDMMEAVFAQYRTSHPPTEASRRDPALWQRLEQLGLARLTGAEDSGGSGASWYEAAELLAAAVRNAVRIPLAEHDLLACWLLDAHDMGADAAVRTVCLLDADGVATEVPWASHADRIVVIRQSAGEYHLADVDAQTLTITHGANMIGEPRNTVRADHLDLRGVPTTGAMVSTLKFKSALVRAIQVCAALDQILHLSVEHVSSRVQFGRPLAKFQAVQNLIADIAAETALARAATEAALTKAVASQWSAQNLDFLVAVARSCVGHAVSVVVRNAHQVHGAIGTTEEHRLHEFTRAALAWRSEFGSVHYWDEQVTKAALHAGGSGLWGLITG; from the coding sequence ATGAGCGCCACCGTGCACACCGTCGACCCCGCCCTGGTGGACATGATGGAGGCGGTCTTCGCCCAGTACCGCACGTCGCATCCCCCCACCGAGGCAAGCCGGCGCGATCCGGCGCTGTGGCAGCGACTCGAGCAGCTTGGCCTGGCCCGTCTCACCGGTGCGGAAGACAGCGGCGGCAGCGGGGCCAGCTGGTATGAGGCGGCCGAGTTGCTAGCTGCGGCGGTACGCAACGCGGTGCGAATTCCGTTGGCCGAACATGATCTGTTGGCTTGCTGGTTGCTCGATGCGCATGACATGGGCGCCGACGCCGCGGTAAGAACGGTGTGTCTACTCGACGCCGATGGGGTCGCTACCGAGGTTCCATGGGCCTCTCACGCCGACCGCATCGTGGTGATCAGGCAATCGGCTGGCGAATACCACCTTGCCGACGTCGATGCGCAGACACTCACTATCACTCACGGCGCCAACATGATCGGCGAACCGCGCAACACGGTCCGTGCCGACCATCTCGACCTTCGGGGTGTGCCCACCACCGGAGCCATGGTTTCAACGCTGAAGTTCAAGTCGGCACTGGTGCGGGCGATCCAGGTCTGCGCGGCGCTCGACCAGATTCTGCATCTGTCGGTCGAGCACGTGAGCTCACGCGTCCAGTTCGGCCGTCCGCTGGCCAAGTTCCAGGCGGTACAGAATCTGATCGCCGACATCGCCGCCGAGACCGCGCTGGCCAGGGCGGCGACCGAGGCCGCACTCACCAAGGCCGTCGCCAGTCAATGGTCGGCGCAGAACTTGGACTTTCTTGTCGCGGTTGCCCGCTCGTGCGTGGGCCACGCCGTCTCGGTCGTGGTGCGCAACGCCCACCAGGTGCATGGCGCCATCGGCACCACCGAAGAGCACCGGCTGCACGAATTCACGCGCGCGGCATTGGCTTGGCGTTCGGAGTTCGGCTCGGTCCACTATTGGGACGAGCAGGTGACCAAGGCCGCACTGCACGCGGGCGGCTCCGGGTTGTGGGGTCTGATCACCGGGTAG